Proteins co-encoded in one Malus domestica chromosome 09, GDT2T_hap1 genomic window:
- the LOC103429177 gene encoding glutamate receptor 3.7-like, whose amino-acid sequence MEAAFSDVNADPRILSGTELRLLMENTNSSVFLGSVEVFQVLDKSIVAIIGPQTSSMAHMISEIANGLQVPLISYTATDPTLSALQFPFFLRTTQGDAHQMAAMAGLIDFYGWKEVIAVFVDDDYGRNGISALHDGLDKTTSRISHNLTLPVQYNLNDIADLLNKSRFLGPRVYIVHVDPDPRSRIFTVAKELHMMTSNYVWFATDWPSTTVDSFSPMNRTSLTALQGVVTLRKHC is encoded by the exons ATGGAAGCTGCATTCTCTGATGTTAATGCAGATCCAAGAATACTCAGTGGGACGGAGCTGAGGTTGCTTATGGAGAATACAAATTCTAGCGTGTTCTTGGGATCCGTTGAAG TTTTTCAGGTGCTTGACAAAAGTATAGTAGCCATAATCGGACCACAGACCTCTTCAATGGCTCATATGATCTCTGAAATTGCTAATGGTCTCCAAGTACCTCTTATCTCATATACCGCAACTGATCCTACTCTTTCTGCTCTCCAATTCCCATTCTTTCTCCGAACTACACAAGGCGATGCTCACCAAATGGCTGCTATGGCTGGTTTGATTGATTTTTACGGGTGGAAAGAGGTTATTGCTGTCTTTGTGGATGACGATTATGGGAGGAATGGAATATCTGCTTTACATGATGGACTTGACAAAACAACGTCAAGGATTTCTCATAACTTGACTTTGCCTGTccaatataatttaaatgacaTTGCTGATTTGCTCAATAAATCCAGATTTCTTGGCCCTCGTGTCTATATTGTTCATGTTGATCCCGATCCTAGGTCGAGAATCTTTACTGTCGCCAAAGAACTTCATATGATGACAAGCAATTATGTGTGGTTTGCAACAGATTGGCCTTCTACCACAGTAGATTCATTCTCTCCAATGAACCGAACTTCACTCACTGCCCTTCAAGGTGTAGTTACTTTACGTAAGCATTGTTGA
- the LOC103442604 gene encoding large ribosomal subunit protein uL6c-like yields the protein MASSLTSSFQTSNLRSAFLGKRNGFSVCSVPVSHVKFLKKTIECKESRIGKQPIEVPSNVTITLEGQALAVKGPLGQLSLTYPREVLVQKEDSGALRVRKAVETRRANQMHGLFRTLTDNMVVGVSKGFDKRLQLVGVGYRATLEGKILVLSLGFSHPVRMDIPDGIQVKVEENTRIVVSGYDKSAIGQFAASIRKWRPPEPYKGKGVKYADEIIRRKEGKAGKKK from the exons ATGGCCTCCTCACTCACCTCATCTTTCCAAACCAG CAATTTGCGGTCTGCTTTTTTGGGCAAGAGAAACGGATTCTCTGTTTGTAGCGTACCTGTATCTCATGTCAAGTTTTTGAAGAAGACAATAGAGTGTAAGGAATCACGAATTGGAAAGCAGCCAATTGAAGTACCATCCAATGTGACAATCACTTTGGAAGGACAGGCTTTGGCAGTAAAGGGACCATTGGGGCAGCTTTCACTAACTTACCCGCGAGAAGTGCTGGTTCAGAAGGAGGATTCTGGGGCTCTAAGGGTCAGAAAGGCAGTAGAGACTAGAAGGGCCAATCAAATGCATGGCCTTTTCAG GACGCTTACGGACAACATGGTGGTGGGGGTGTCAAAAGGATTTGATAAGAGGTTGCAACTGGTAGGCGTCGGTTATCGAGCTACTTTAGAAGGAAAGATCCTGGTACTAAGTCTTGGGTTCTCCCATCCAGTTAGGATGGATATCCCTGATGGCATACAAGTCAAGGTCGAAGAAAACACCAGAATCGTTGTTAGCGGATACGACAAGAGTGCCATCGGTCAGTTTGCTGCGTCGATCAGGAAATGGAGACCCCCGGAACCGTACAAAGGTAAGGGTGTGAAATATGCTGATGAAATCATAAGAAGGAAGGAGGGAAAAGCAGGGAAGAAGAAGTAA